ACTGTTGGGGTTGCTAAAGGCTGAGACATCTCCAAAGGGATGGCCCTTGTGATAAAAGACCTATGGGAGATTTGCACTTCTAGAGTAGCAGCTGAAGGCCAAGCAGAATACCAGAGGACAGTGGTGCTAGACACCTACGTTTAGGAAGACAAATTGATCCCTAGATCTACAGTGATTACAGTGATAACTTAGATACCTGGTGCACCAGTGACACCTAAATGTAAACATCTTAATCTAGAACTGAATCCTGCACTGAAAGCCCAATAATGATGCTGGGTTGCTATCTTGAAATTTATTGAAATGAACGCCATGTTTCACTGTTAGTTGAACAAAAGTTTAGTACTTCTAGACATACTAAATATACCTGCTTAATAAATTAACTATTCATCCTTTTCTATCACTcattattataaataaaattaatggttTGATGCAAAAATCAGAGGTTTTCTAATAAACTTCTTCAAGCTTTTGATTTAAGCCACAGTCCTACAAAGGGCTTTGGCATATTTAGGTATTAATGTTACTTTATAGAACTTCTAGGTTGCTAAAACTTGCCATGCAGCTAGGTTGCATGGAGGGCActactgtgaaaaataaaatggcttcATGAATTCATTGAGCCACTCAAATGGATTTTAACATGTGGGACAAGGTATGGGCCAAATTCTGCATCTAATCCTGTGGATTGTAAATGCTGCTGAGGCTTTGAAGTCAATGAGAAATGTGCGTAAATAAGGCCAGAAGGTGTTGCTTTACCATGAATAACATCACTTCTTAGAAAAGTATCTCAGATTATTTCATAGCTAGTCACACCAGGACACCAATCTACAGTCAGGAAGTGAGCTGTTGAATATCAGTAATAAAAATCATGTACTTCTATCCTTCCTGTGGAAGTCAAGTGGGATAATTTCTGTGCATTTATAGTCTGAAAAGTTATAGATGCCCTCCCAGATTTCCAGCTGAATTTGGAACTGAGCAATACTGATGATTCTGGAAAATCTGTACTTTGTATTTCTCAGCTGAGAGCTGCAGGTATGTGCTTTTAAGTCATATTTTCCCATAAAATGACTAAGATATCACACTGTAAATCTTTTGAGCACTAACAACACTTCTGCATTCTTCTAGCAGTGCCTAATTCCACTGAAACCATTAGTAATCTTCCACTGGTTTCAGAGGAATAAGATTAGAATCCACCACAGGGCATGTAACATACTTAAATATGGTCATGTTTTCCATCATACACTTGCTACAAAGAACTGGGAATTTTGAGACTTCAGTGCAGCCCAAGAGTTTTACACCACCATTGTATTTAATGTCCTGACAAGTTCAATGTAAAATGCCACAGTCTAAGTAACACAAACCAAATCTGTGACTACCACTCATTATGCTGAATTGGAAATAAATAGTTTTGAGTGAGGTAGATGAATTTCTAGCCCAGTAAAGGTtggtttttggtattttttttgaaggaaaacgGGGATTATCAAAGGCTGAACGTAGAGGGTAGATAGTATGAAATGTTAGTACTTTATTATGGATCTGTGTTGCACGGTTGTGGTACAGGTTCTTGTTTTGCTGAAATAAGTGGCAAAGCCCTGTTTTAAGCTGGCAGAATCAGACCCATTGAGCAGGCCTACAATCTCATGTTGTAAATTTGTAATACTTTACACTGCATTtactgaaaggaaagagaaataatgatCTCAGCATGCCATCTGCCAGCTCACTTGCTGAATGGAACAGACTACGTCAGTCAAAGGGTGAGATATGTCTTTAAATGActtctgtggttttggggttttttttgttattgttctgGCTTTTGGGGTTGCTTAGTAACAATATTCTGTGTGCAAATTCGTAGCATCTGTGCAGAATGTGAGGTGTTAACATGTTTGTAAAATTTAAGAGTCCAATTAATGTTTCCTCAGTAGacctttaaaattaaatggctccttcctggtttttttatccccttctacaaATTACCTGcttttagaaaaagtaaaaacagcCTTGTGTCTTAGAACAGTGAAAAATcataaaattgcatttcagtACTTCTCAAATAAGTAACTAGTGTTTTCAAATGGAGAATATAGCAGAATTAAGTAACTTGCAAAACATAAGTGGCTTTCAAAGGTCATATAATTCTGTCTTTGTGTTAGTAGCTCCACACAGGGTAATGTCTGCGAACAATTATATATCTTCCAATTAAACCACTGAACAAAGCACTCAGTGTCAGAAATCTTACTTGATGACTTGTAGAACTGTGTTAGAAAGATTTAAAACAGAGAACCAGATACACTTCAGCAGGCTTCATACTCCATCCTTTTGGCTCCCTATAGCAGAAGGTCTACTGGAATCTATCCTACTATtcaaaatctattaaaaaatacaaaaagctagTATAGGATGGGTTGGACCAAACCAGCTTCTATCAGGAGACATACCTATACCTGTATAGTCACTGAATAGTCCGTGGAGAGAAATAGGCTCTCCCAGACAGTAAGTCATCTGCTGCCTTTTAGCTACATGTCTTAGGGTGAGATGAATCACCTGTCTTTCAGCAGTGACTGAGCCAAATGTGGCTAGACAACCTCTCATTTTTAAGGCAGTAAAAGTTTGGTAAGATTAATCCCActtcccaagatttttttttttttttcctgatgatacAGTATACTTTGCCTTTGATCTGTTTTGGCACATAAAACATTTTGGAGGGAGGCATCTGCAGCAGTCTTGACTCAGACAGGGTTCACATTGACTCCAGTAGGAGAACAGGGTGAGAAAACACTGCAGGACTTCTCTTCCAGTAAGTGTTTTACTGTTCCATTTCCTCATTGCCTCACAGGCAAGAATCTTGACAGCTCAAAAGAGCTTTATAGATGTTGTAGATAAATTGCTGAGCTCCAAGTCCTGCCATGACCATGGTAAAAATTGTCCCTAGCTCTGAGTGGCTGCATGGATTTTTGTGGATCCGGGTGCTTGTCTGCTGTAATGACTGTGCAAGGGGTTTTGCTGGCTGTGGCCTTCACAGTGTCTACCAGTGGCACCAGGCTGTTGTTGTGGGCTCCAGACATCCATAAGTCCACATGTCCATTGACTTCATTAAGCTATATAACATGTATGCAAGTCTAATACCTTCCAAAAGCTGTTGGACTTGCTACTGCTGTGCTCGGACAGCACAGTGTGTATTTGAATATCCCCAGTGCCGTGGGAAATCATCACTTACCCTCCATGCTATGAACAGCCCGTGTATTCAGTGTGTCCCTGGAAATCCTGGGCTGGCTTGCAAACCCTGTACAAACGCAGACCACAAGACTGTCCCATGGCTCAGAGAATATCTGTCTCAATATAAAATGAGAGACAACATACAGACTGTTAGAGGACTATggggaaacattaaaaaaaaaatagaagtcagTCAATCAGCTGTTAGTCTTAGCATACTGGCAGCTCTAACTTTGCTGCAATTCTGTTGATCTTATGTGGGCTTTTAGGAAGGTAATGAAGTAGCTCACAACTGCCAAGGGCCAAGGAGGGAAAAGCTCAAAGTATTTCATTTGAGAATTGAAGAACTGGGTGATGGGGATTGTTGTGCAGGGTTGATCAGAGGTAGAAGTTAACATCTTTGTGCCAGATGAGAAATGTTAAGCTAACTTCTTTcgaaaaagaaggaagaatactGATGCCCAATCTGATAGCATACACCAGCTGTTTTACATCTGGTACATTGTTGTTCGGGCAAACATCCCATTTCATTTTGAATCTCACCTATCCCTAGCGAGGTCAGTGctgaaacttttcttcctttgggTTCTGCTTTGTCTCAATATTTAGTCATTTGAACGATCCCTGTCTGTGGTATGAGAATCCACTCGGCATGGATTAGTGGCAGAACAAGGCCTCCAGTGATTCATGTTAGGCATAGATATTCAGGCTGCTTCCTCTCCAGAATTTGCATGGCATGGATGTTTCCTGGTCTTTCTAActctctttaaagaaaattaatgtgaATTCTTGAAAACACAGTCTCCTTCTTCAGCAGGGCAGTACTTAACAATCCTACTGCTATCACAGTCAACACATTCTGCGTAAAAGCATGATTTAATACTCTTTTTAATTGTGATTTCTTATGCTGCTTGCTTCATTGTATCACTAAATCCATTGACAAGAGCACAGCTGTTTTTCACAAATTAACAAGTTCACCCCTGTGTGAAAAGCCAGCTCTGTTGAGGTGTTGCACAGACATAGTGAATAATTGTGAGCTAGGCTTCTGCAAACGAATTGACGTTGCTTCTTGGAGCACCGCAGCCAGATTTTCTCACTTTGACATAATCGCCCCATGTAATTCTCCTTTCCTACCTCTGAGTTACCTTTTTGACAACCTCTGCATGAAGCACTAGATTTGCTTCCGACTGACTGAGGCCAAGTAAATCACAAATCACGCTGTCACATCTGGAAATTCATGAGTTTTCAGCTCTGTAAAAGTACTTCAGCTCTATGAACTGACAAGCTAAACCATATATGTGTTTTGGAAAGAAGATCAAGGTTTGACAAAAACAGATTTTCTATTTATTGGGTTTATctgatttaataattttaaagtagaaaatatcTTCTCTGAGTATAATGGAAACACTTAAATGAACTGGTTACATTTCCAGTAGAGTTTAATAATGTATGTTACGTTTCACACTTCCATATAAGGCATATCAgcttaattagaaaaataaaacacaaagtctGACTTGTTTCCTTCTCCCAGTGTAGAACTTCAGTGCTTTAAGAAGCCCAGAAATGgtcctttgctttaaaaatactgttttatgtaaGCAAAGGATTTAGCTGTATACTTGGGTTTGGATTCTccttgttgctgttatttttcataAAGCAGCCCAGCTCTCTTCCAGTCCTCAGCCTGTCATTTCTTTTGTACGTCAAGTTTTCCACTGCCAGAATGTATCATCCCTCACCTAGTCAGTTGTCCTGGGTTGTTCTGGGTTGGTTTTCAGTGGCTGCAATTGTACATCTTGCTGCCTGTGAGATGATTAATACAGCCCTGGAAGTCATACATCCCTCTTAATAGCATGTATAGCTAGTACTTTCTTTTGTTCTAGGGAAAGTTTTTATCACACCTGTATCTTCTAGTCAGATGCTGGACTGAAAAAGTTTGTTGGGGCAAATGTAGTAGTAATAGACATCCCAGCCAGGAGATAGATTAGGCATGGTAGTAATGTGGAAGCAAGGGCTCTGTGAGTGAAAGCTGTTTTCTGTGCATAGTTTTGGAGGCAACTGTCTGATGTACATGTATTGAGCAGACCATCTCCCATCTTTCAGGGGACATATAACATGCTGCTTGGCTAGTTTTCACCTCCTTATCCAGGATATTTCATGCAAGGTAATTACCAATATCCAGGAATAGAAGggttgtttggggctttttgaaGTATTCTTGTAACATTCCTGTGGCACAACACGGTAACAGCTATTTTTCCTATGAAGTCCTGCAGGCAGTGTCTGTGTGACAAGACAaccacttaaaaatgaaaaaattcacaCTGTTTGATTTTGTAAATGATAATTCACTGCAAATCGGAGAGACTTCATGGATACAGGACCTTCCCAGTGATGACAATGAACTAGAAAGACTTCTGAAACCAAATGAGCACGTGCTAGTAAACTGGcctgtgggaaaaagaaagacagaaaaacaccTGGTGAAAGTTGTGTACATGAGTGGTGAGTGCAGTTCCAGAGCATTTGTCTGATATGAAATTTTAATCTAGTTTTAAGGTATTGCTacctgtttttctgtgctttggccttttttttccatcacttcaaGATGACCCCCAAGAGCTGGTGGAAATGATGCAAAAGATATTACGAGCAGATGAAATTACAAAAATACAAGTCCTTGGAAAAGGCAAGAGGAAGAGGATAGAAATGATATTCTCAGAAAGTGAGGACAGTGACCTGGATAAAGAACAGGTGAGTTTCTGTCTTTACATGCCTGATATTGGTAGGCCCAAAATGGAATGAAACAGACTGTAACTATTGATTCTTCACACTATAATACACAAAATATGTATAGGAAAGGTAGGAATACCTTTACTATTCTTCACATGGTACCTCAGCAGAATAACCTGTCAGAGTAATTAGGCCAATAGATTTTGTCCTTTGCTATTTAAAGAGAAAAGTGTTATTCAAGACTTGGATGCTCTGTAGCTACCTTACATTTTCTCCCATAAGACAGAAATCTGACCACTGCATAAGAAAGGGAAGGAACCAGGTTTTCTGAGCTTTGCACTGTGCTGAGATCTGTAGTGACAAAATGtagggaaagaaaacataaatctTAACAAAAAGTTACaaacatattttgcaaaaatactaACCAAGAATGTCAAGCACACAGTGAATAAAAGTTTATGGTGTACTATGAGATACTGTAATGAAAGGCTTTATAGGAATGCAAAGGCACTATTATGCTCTTGTTTACAGGGGAAGATGATGaagcatataaaaagaaataaatcattgCAGGCATCTGCTCCTGCCAACATCCTGAGTCAAGTTGAAACATCTTTAATTAACAAACAGGTAAACATCTCATCTTCAGTAATTTTAATGTATTaagcaaaagcaaactgaaatgtatttgtttagGGGAGCATATGACTTTTGTTTTAGTGAAGTTAACAGTTCTAAAAGACATTACCTTAGAAAATTGGTGAATGGAGAACAGAGAGAAGTACCTAACAGTTACATATTAcactgacatttcatttttaacttcaaTAGGAATGGTAACAGCTATTATTAAAATGCACTGACTGTTTATACATTCTGTGTACAAAGAGAATATTCTGATTTAGCCAGATATTTTCATGTTAGTTTTAATGCTTTAATTTTATGTTGTTGCTCTAGATAGCacggttttatttttttttccagaaagaaccGTATTCAGGAAGCAACTTTCTGTACAGTGAAAGTAGCAGTGATGATGAAGAGCCTTTATTTCAACTATCCAAGGTAGAACTGTGTGCCAAAATAAAAAGTCTCAAGAGGAAGCTGAAAGACACCATGAGAGAAAACTGCCGCCTAAGGCAGTCCCTGGTGATGCTTCAAGGTAAAGTCAGGGGAAGTATTTTGATGAAGAGGAAAGCCCGAAGGTCATGAAAAGCTTGATTTATAAGAGCCCACTTGGATGGGTATTATGGATGCCTAAGCACCTGACACGATCAAGGCCTACCATTAGCATCAAAGTCTTTGATACATGGCAACATTTAATTCCGTCAGCACTTAGAAAAAACTGTCTTACATGGAGGCCAAGCAATTGTAGAGttagaaatagaaaaatctgTCTAAATCCTGTCAGTTGTTCCCAAGAGAACCTTTCTGTATGCTGTGTATAACTATCGGCTAAACTCAAATACTGACCAGTCCAACTAACCTTATTTATTAGCAGTCTCTCTTGATCTACTGAAATGTCATTTATTCTGGAATGATTTCATTTCTAATTACTTTGGTAATTCCTCATTATTGATAATCTGAGTTAGTTCCAGGTGCAGTAAATTTAGTCCTTTCAGAGGTgaaccattttcttcttctataAATGAATCCTTCATCACTTTGCGATCATCTCTGAAGTCCCTCTTACTTGTCCCTGTCCATTACTCTGGTGCAGCCAAGACTGAATCCAAAATTTCAAAAGATTACTGAATGAATAAGGTTTAGAGAGGATTTGCTCCTTCCCTTGCCAGCTACATCATACCATCCCTAGacagctgttgtggtttaagcccaaatggcaactaggcaccacatagccgctcattcactccctcacctcacagtgggatggggaggagaatcggaaaaaaaaaagtaaaactcgtgggttgagattggaatgatttaataactaaagtaaaataaaatgtaatactaacaataagaataataaaatactataataataatactcatgaaaagtaataaaataaaataaaacccaagaaaaagacaagtgttgcacaatgcaattgctcaccacccgctgaccaatgcccgagcagtgatccgcacctcctggccaactccccccactttatagactgagcatgacattctatggtatggaatatccctttggctagtttgggtccagtgtcctggccatgctccctcccagcttcttgtacacctgcttgctggcagaacatgggaaactgagtaatccttaacttaggataagcgctacttagcaacaactaaaacatcagtgtgttatcaacattattcttatactaaatccaaaacacaccgtaccagctactaagaagaaaattaactctatcacagccgaaaccaggacaatatccaccccttattctataccatttacatcatgcccagatcccaTGCTTCCCAATACATTACCatttaatcaccaccacttttcctgtcttttaatgtacacacacacatatcattCCCACAGTCTATAGGCCATCTCTTTCAAATGTCCGttgagttcattcagtccatgactttggactccatctgtcataacagtctgtctgtgcaggagggatggtgcaaagtcctctcagtcagcagagcaggattgggcatTGGTGTGGTGTGGCGGGTGGGTGACATTGGGCATAGCAGGAGGATGATGTGTattgttggattgttgcatgctgaagtcagtccCAGTTCTATCATCACTGTGCTTCGCtcggttttatcaaagttcattcttccttgatctaagtgattcttactggaATACCATTGACGTAGCGTATAACAGTTATAataatgatgacatacagtggcaggatTATATAGCAATCAACATTATACAATTTAATCTATTGGCTATGTTCACCAAAATCAAATCGCCTTGTGGCACACATCAGATTTCCCCATCCTTCCATATCACCCACCAAGTctacccaggtccttgagcaaaagcaatcccacgaatgggtttacctttgcctgaggcaggagtaatgCAGACTGTTttccctagcatattttttatgtgcactacagggactttatccccttctacagcatGTAgaagttctgattgggcagggccagcttgATTGGCAGATACTCGtagtgttgactaaccaggtggcttatGCTAAATGTGTATCtcaatgtttgaaggtcccactCCCCATTGCTCTCGGTGTAGTCTTTAACAATCCAttgtattgctcaattttcccagagacTGGTGCGTGATAgaggatatgatacacccactcaatgccatgctctttggcccaggtgtctatgaggttgtttagAAAAttagtcccgttgtctgactcaattctttctggggtgccatgtcaccgtaagacttgcttttcaaggcccaggatagtgttccaggcagtggcatggggcccGGGATGTGTTTCCATCCacctggtggttgcttccaccattgtaagtacatggcgcttgccttggcaggtttgtgggagtgtgatatagtcaatctgctaGGCCTCCCCATaattatatttcagccatcatcctccataccacagaggttttaaccacttggcttgcttgattgcagcgCATGTTTGctattcatggataacctgtgcgatagtgtccagggtcaggtccacccctcgatcatgagcccatctatatgttgcatctcctcgctgatggcctgaggtgtcatgggcccactgagccataaataattcacccttatgttgccaatCCAGATctacctgagccacttcaatcttagcagccttgtctacctgttggttgttttgatgttcttcagtggcctgactcgtaggtacatgagcatctacatgacgtactttcaCAGCCAGGTTCTCTA
This sequence is a window from Harpia harpyja isolate bHarHar1 chromosome 15, bHarHar1 primary haplotype, whole genome shotgun sequence. Protein-coding genes within it:
- the BEND6 gene encoding BEN domain-containing protein 6 isoform X4, with amino-acid sequence MKKFTLFDFVNDNSLQIGETSWIQDLPSDDNELERLLKPNEHVLVNWPVGKRKTEKHLVKVVYMSDDPQELVEMMQKILRADEITKIQVLGKGKRKRIEMIFSESEDSDLDKEQGKMMKHIKRNKSLQASAPANILSQVETSLINKQKEPYSGSNFLYSESSSDDEEPLFQLSKVELCAKIKSLKRKLKDTMRENCRLRQSLVMLQVLPQAVTHFEELVGMAEALLKGGVTSSTSSLHSHAVWKASNNPIADSYAAMHSNSSSPITLNVEDEEQQTEKQFKIEKWQIALCNKSKPQKFINDLMQALYTHEYMATHSLTGAKSSSSKDKAAKPAMNQNEVQEIIGITKQLFPNTDDALIRRMMGQKLNNCTKKPILSKDLNSGAFQKHSF
- the BEND6 gene encoding BEN domain-containing protein 6 isoform X3; the encoded protein is MKKFTLFDFVNDNSLQIGETSWIQDLPSDDNELERLLKPNEHVLVNWPVGKRKTEKHLVKVVYMSDDPQELVEMMQKILRADEITKIQVLGKGKRKRIEMIFSESEDSDLDKEQGKMMKHIKRNKSLQASAPANILSQVETSLINKQKEPYSGSNFLYSESSSDDEEPLFQLSKVELCAKIKSLKRKLKDTMRENCRLRQSLVMLQVLPQAVTHFEELVGMAEALLKGGVTSSTSSLHSHAVWKASNNPIADSYAAMHSNSSSPITLNVEDEEQQTEKQFKIEKWQIALCNKSKPQKFINDLMQALYTHEYMATHSLTGAKSSSSKDKAAKPAMNQNEVQEIIGITKQLFPNTDDALIRRMMGQKLNNCTKKPILSKDLNSGAFQKHSFWSAGVLQAHFF